The genomic window GCAGGGTCGTCCGGGTTGTCCGGGAATACCTCGAAGATGCCCTTGCCGAGGATGCCCTCGCGCACGGTCTTGGTGGCGTTGAGGTATGCGTCGCTTACGGCCACGATGCGCAGCGTATTGTCGAGAGCGAGGAAAAGGCCAGGGGAGGATTCAAAAAGCGTTTTGAAATCCGGGCTGTTGTCCGAAATGTGGACGGCCATGGTATGGTTGGTGCTGTTTTCGGACGCTTGACCCATTGCATAATCCTTTGCAAAGTTCCCTAGGCTCGATCTGAATCATGTGTACATTCATATCCTCTTTTGTTTGGCGTTTGTAAATAGTCAGGACGGTATTTGTCAGGCCTCGGTGCAGATCTGGCGCGGCACGGCATATTTGGATGTTCTAATAATCAATCCGGGACGTTCCTGGGCTGGTCGAATCCCTTCCGGGCGAACACCGCGCACAGGATGAATGCCGCAAGGCTGGCTGCGGCTCCGGCTGCCAGAAAGCCCGCATCCCCCATAAGCTGCGTGGCCCAGACGCCGAGTATAGGCCCCAGGAAGTTGCCCATCTGCTGGAACATGCTGAGCAGGTTGGTGTTCACGGCCTGGAAGCGCTTGTGCGAGATGGAGAACATGAGCGAGTTGAGCATCGGGGACCCGACCCCCATGCCCGCGCCCAGCACCAGGGCGGCGGCGTAGGCCTGCACGGGGCCGCCTGCCGTTGCGGTGAGCACGCAGCCAGCCCCGGCCAGGGCGAAGGCCAGCATGATCAGGCGCGTTTTGCGCACCTTGTCGAACAGGTTCATGGCCAGAAGCCGTATGATCATGATGCAGCCCATCTGGATGCTGAAGAACGTGCCCACGTTGGCGATGGACCGGGCCTGGAAGAAGGCTTTGGTCAAAAAGAACACCGTGCTGAACATGATCAGGTACAGGGTGGTCATGCACAGCATCATGGCCACCGGGGGCAGGGCGGCGTTTTGCAGCATGCCCCGGAAGGTGACGACGCTATCCCGGCGATCATCCGTCTGGACAGCTCCGGGAGAGCCCGTCGTCCCCAGGGCATCCTGGTTTGCTGCGGCTTCGCGCGCCGCGACCTTCCCGGCGATGCGCCGCCCCACCGTGAGCATCAGCACCAGCGCGGGCAGAAGCGACAGCGACATGAGCATGTAGCCCTGCGCCATCTGCTCCAGATTGCGTGTGAAGGGGTCGAAGGCCGCAGGGACCACGCAGAAGGGCAGGAGTCCGGCCAGGGAATACAGGCCGAAGGCCCTCCCCGACAGCCCCGGCGGGATGATGCGCACGAACAGCGTGGTTGCCGAGGTGAGCATGAGCGAGAACCCCAGGCCGTTGCCCAGGCGAAGCGCCAGTATCTCCATGGGCGAAGCGGCGCGCAGGTAGCAGTAGCCGCAGATCATGAGCACAACCGCCCCGGCGCAGGCGCAGGGCGGGGCGCGGCGCACGGTCATGAGGGGGCTCAGCACCAGGAAAAAGGCGATGGTGGACAGCGAGGACGCGCCGATGAGGAATCCGCGCCACTCCTGCCCGATGCCAAGCATCCCCAGGTACACGTCCAGGCTGTAGAACACCGTGGTGTTGCAGTAGATAAAGAACACCAGCAGGCACAGGGTCACGAACTCGAAGGAGAAGAGGCGGGGGCCGCCTGACGGATGGCTCATTGGTCTGCGGGCTCCTGGCCGGTGACGCCGTGCAGGGCGAATTGCGAGACGATGCGGGCGATCTGCGCCGCGTTATCCGGGGTGTAGGTTTCAAGGCCGGTCCACTGCAGGAAGGCCGTGCGGCTCCTGGACAGGGCGCTGACCATGGCGAAGAGGCCAAAGGCCAGGGTGCGGGCCTCCAGGCTGTGCTCCTCGCGGCCCGTGGCCTGGGCGATAACGCGGGCGTAGGCCTCCACCACGGGGAGGATTGCCTGGGCGTAGATGCGCTCGAAGGCCTCGCTCGGGGCGACCATTTCCCGCTGGATGAGCAGGCTCATCCAGAGTGATCGTTTGACGGTGAGGACCTTGGTCACCAGCCGGGTGAGCATGTCCCCGGCGGCCTGGGCGGCCTGTTCGCGCGGCGCTTCGGGGGCAAGGCCGCTGGCCGGGGCCAGGGTGTCCGCGTAGATGGCGGCCAGGCTCTCGGCCACGTGGTCGATGACGGCGGCGTAGAGGCCAGCCTTGCCACCGAAGTGGAAGCTGACGGCTGCGGAGTTGGCCTCGCAGGCCGTGGCCAGCTCGCGGATGGAGACCCCCTCGAAGCCTTTTTGGGCGAAAAGGCGCAGGCCTTCCTCGATGAGGCGTTCGCGGGTGCGCTGGCCGCGCAGGGTGCGCTGGTCGGTTCGGGCGGTCATGGCGTCTCCTTGACGATGCGAGACGCTCAGGTATGCCCGGCCAGGAACTTAGTCAATCGTTTGTTTTAAATGTTTGGGGGCGCGGGAATCAGGCGCGCAGGCAAAGAAAGCCCCCGGACGCCATTGGCTGGCGTCCGGGGGCTGGAGTTGTTGTGCGCGCTGCGGGATGGCCGCAACGGGCGGAGCCGTTTGGGGGGGCGGCCTATTTGGCGGGCGCGGCCACCGGGAAGTCGAAATAGGTGTCCGGGAAGGGCTCCTTCTTCAGTGTGAAGTGCCACCACTCGGCCTCGTAGGGCGCAAACCCGTGTTTTTCCATGAGGGTGCGCAGCAGAAGCCTGTTGTGCCGGGCCACCAGGGGTACGTCGTTCGACAGCGGGGCTGATTTGGGGTCCATGCAGTCAAACCCTGTGCCCATGTCCAAAGCGCCGTCGTTGAAGCGCACGTCGTAGGGCGCGGTGCAGGGCTTGAGCTCCTGGCCCGGCGTGTAGGACTCGCCGGGGCGCGGCGGCCAGGGGATTATGGTCAGGTCCACGGTGGAGCCGCGCGAGTGGCCCGATTTCAGGGCCACGTAGCCCTTGTCGAAAAAGTCTTTCTTGTCCTCGGCGGGATAGAACTCGTTTTTGGCGATCTGGTCGCTTATGGCCTTGCTCCAGGCCGCGAAGTCGGCCACGGCGCGCTTGGGGCGGTAGCCGTCGTAGACCTTGAGCCCGAAGCCCGAGGCGTTCAGTTCCTCCTGCACGGCTTTGAGGGCATTGGCCGCTTCCAGGGTGAGGATGCACTCGGGGGCGTCGTAGCCTTTGACCGGGCGGCCCAGGAAGTTGTGCCACCCGGCGTAGCGGATGTCCTGGACGATGTCCGGGGCCACGTCACGCAGATACACGAAGCGCGCAGGCAGGCCCTCGGCGGCGGTGGCGGGCACGGACGAGAAGGACAGGACGAACAGGATGGCCAGAAAGATGGTGCGCACGGCGCCCTCCACTGCGGAACGAAAAAGGATGATGACGCTTTTCAGGAGATCAGGCCGAACTTGCGCAGTTCGTCCACCAAAACATCGGGTGTGACCGGCTTGGTGAGGAAGCTCATGGCTCCTCCCTGGAAAAAGGCCCGGTTCACGTTTCGCGAGTCGCTGAGGGCCGAGACCATGACCACGGCGGCCTCGGCTTCCCCCCGGACCCCGGCCTCGCGCTCCAGGTTGCGCAGCTTCTGCAGGGTCTGGTGGCCGTCCATGCCGGGCATGCAGATGTCCACCAGCACGGCGTCGAAGGGTTTCTCCTCCTCGATGGCCTGGGCGAACGCGCACAGGCCCTCCGCCCCGCTGGCGGCCGAGATGGTGCTGGCGTGGGGGGCGAGGACTTCCTCGAAATAGAGGCGTGTGAACGGATCGTCGTCTATGATGAGCGCGCGCATGGTTACTCCAACCCGCGCGCACATACATGTTCACCCGGATGGTGTCAAAACGGGACCTGAAGTATCCCGATCAGGACCCAGACGGGCGTCACGTTTCATTTCAAGGCAGGACTTTGCCCGACGAAGGCCCCGCTAGCCGAAGGGATTGCCGGAATCTTTCGGCGGGGCCGCGTTCAGGAAGCCCCCCGTGCGCGACAGGCGCGCGGCGCTCACCGGGGCGCTGGCCAGCCCGCAGAAGCCGGGGGCGCTCTCGCCGTCCTCCTCGCCCATCCAGCGCCACATCATGCACTGAGCGCCCTGGCAGAAGCGCAGCTTGCCGTCGGGCGTGGTCAGCAGGGGACAGAAAAGAAACCGCGCGTCTTTTTCCAGCGTAGGCATCAGGCGTCTCCGGTTTTGACGGTCTTTATCACCATGAGGGTCACGTCGTCTTCGGCGGGGACGTCCCCGCGAAAGTCGTTCCAGGCGGCAAGCAGCGTGTCCAGGATGTTCTGCGCGGTGCTTGGGGCGTGTTCGCGCAGGACGGCGCGCACGCGCTCCTTGCCGAACATGGAGCCGTCCGGCCCGCGCGCCTCCCACAGGCCGTCGGAGCCGATGAGCAGCACGTCGCCGCATTGCGGCATGGGCTGCGAGTTCTCCTGGAAGGTCCGGTCGTCAAGGACGCCCAGCGGGATTCCCGGCCCGCCCAGCTCCTGGAAGTCGTCCGTGGCGGCGCGGTAGAGGATGGCCGGGTCGTGCCCGGCGCGCACCCAGCGCATGATGTTTGATCGCGGGTTGGCCTCCAGGTAGAAGAGCGTCATGAACCGGCCCGTGTCGCCCGTATCCAGGGACAGGAAGCGGTTCACGTCGGTTATCACCTGGGCGGGCGTGCCGGGCTGGCGCACCCGCATGCGCAGATAGGCCCGCGCCGTGGCCATCAGGAGCGCCGCGTCCAGGCCGTGTCCGGTGACGTCCCCCACCAGCAGGGCGGTGCGGTCGGGGTTGTCGTGGGCGGCGGGGATCACGTCGAAGGAGTCGCCCCCGGTCTCCTGGCAGGGGATGCTCACGGCTGCCAGATCGAGCCCTGCCAGGGCGGGCATCTCGTCCGGTATGAGCCGCTGGTGCACCTCGCGGGCCAGGACCATGGCCTGCTTCAGGCGCGTGCTTTCCTCAATCTCCGGGACCATCTCGTTGAAGACCTTGCCCAGTTCCATGAACTCGCGCCCGCCCGATGGCGTGACGCGCACGGAGAAGTCGCCCTCGCCCAGGCGGTCGGCCATGTCGGCCAGGTCCGAGAGGGGGCGGGTGAACGAGCGCGACACGAAAAGCGCGGCCACGCCGACCACCGCCAGCGCCGCCAGGAACATGACCAGCGTCTGGCCCATCTGGGTCTGGACGCGTTCCTTGATGTACTCGGAGGCCCGGACGGCGTCGGCGGCCACGTCTGTCTTGGGCGCGGAGAGCACCAGGGCCATGCCCTTCACGCCCACGGGAGCGTAGGCCCAGATGAAATCCTTGGTGCCAAGCTCCGCCTGGCGGACCTCGCTCATGCCTTTGCCCAGGTCATCGAGGATGTTGCGCAGCTCCTGCGGGTCGTCCGGGGTGAGCCACACCGGTTCGGCCAGGCCCATCATGCCCATGCGCCGCCCCTTGCCGTGCCCGCCCTCGGGCGCTTCGCCGCCGTCCTGGGGGTCGGTGCGCCCGATGACCCGCAACCCCTTCACTGCTGAGTCCGGGTGGTCGTAGGCCACCAGATAGGTGCGCAGGCGATCCGAGAGGCTGGAGGTGTGCACCGAGCTCATGCCGCCGATGGCCAGGGGGGCCATCACCGCCGTGACGCCCACGGCCTGCCCCGAGGCGTCGCGCACGGGAACCGACAGCGTGACCCCGATGCGCCGCGTGACCGGATCGATCACCGGCGCGGTCCACACGGCCCCGTTCTCGCGCATGGCCAGTTGGTACCAGGCGGCCTCGCGCCCGTCGAAACGCCTGGGGAGCTTCACTTCGGCGGAAGCTTCCAGGCGTCCGTCCGCGAACACGGTGAGCTGGCCGACCGTTTCCCGCACCGGGATGCTCATGGATTTGCGGTAGGCCTCGGCCAGCCGGACGGAGAGATCAGGCGTGGACTGCGCGGCCAGGGCCTTCTCCACCTCGGAGGCCTGCAAGCGCAGGGTCTGCTCCAGCAGCAGCCCCTGGCGGCGCCAGAGTTCGGCGTGGTCCTCCACCATGGTGAGCATCTGGGATTTGGCCTTGGCCACCAGCGTGTGCTGGCTGCGGGCGATCAGGTCCTGGGTGAGGTGCTTGACCGCGAAGTGGCCGTTTACGCGCAAAAAAAGAATAGGCAGGACGGAGAGGGCCAGGAGCAGCAGGAACAGCTTGGCCCGGACGCTCACGGCGCTTCTCCCTGCCTCGTAGCCTTGGGGGCGGACGGTTGATTCGGGATGCTCAGGTGGCTCATGGCTCCATCTCCAGGTATTCGCTCAGGATGACCTTCATGCCGAACCCCGGGAAGTTCACCCTGCATTTGCCGTCGTCCAGGCGGGCCACCACCTTGCCGCGCCCGAAGATGCGGTGCTGGCAGAAGCCCAGGGGGCCGTCGCCCATTGCCGAGGGCGAGGAGGCCAGGGCCGAGCGGGCTTCAGGTTCCGGGATGGGCGCGTGTAACGACGTTGTCCGCCTTGGTGATTCGAAGCGCGTCGGGGAGCCGCAGCCGCAGTTTCCGCTGGACGATCCGAAAGACGAGCTCGAAGACGCCGACGCGGCGGTC from Fundidesulfovibrio putealis DSM 16056 includes these protein-coding regions:
- a CDS encoding MFS transporter, coding for MSHPSGGPRLFSFEFVTLCLLVFFIYCNTTVFYSLDVYLGMLGIGQEWRGFLIGASSLSTIAFFLVLSPLMTVRRAPPCACAGAVVLMICGYCYLRAASPMEILALRLGNGLGFSLMLTSATTLFVRIIPPGLSGRAFGLYSLAGLLPFCVVPAAFDPFTRNLEQMAQGYMLMSLSLLPALVLMLTVGRRIAGKVAAREAAANQDALGTTGSPGAVQTDDRRDSVVTFRGMLQNAALPPVAMMLCMTTLYLIMFSTVFFLTKAFFQARSIANVGTFFSIQMGCIMIIRLLAMNLFDKVRKTRLIMLAFALAGAGCVLTATAGGPVQAYAAALVLGAGMGVGSPMLNSLMFSISHKRFQAVNTNLLSMFQQMGNFLGPILGVWATQLMGDAGFLAAGAAASLAAFILCAVFARKGFDQPRNVPD
- a CDS encoding CerR family C-terminal domain-containing protein — translated: MTARTDQRTLRGQRTRERLIEEGLRLFAQKGFEGVSIRELATACEANSAAVSFHFGGKAGLYAAVIDHVAESLAAIYADTLAPASGLAPEAPREQAAQAAGDMLTRLVTKVLTVKRSLWMSLLIQREMVAPSEAFERIYAQAILPVVEAYARVIAQATGREEHSLEARTLAFGLFAMVSALSRSRTAFLQWTGLETYTPDNAAQIARIVSQFALHGVTGQEPADQ
- a CDS encoding M15 family metallopeptidase is translated as MRTIFLAILFVLSFSSVPATAAEGLPARFVYLRDVAPDIVQDIRYAGWHNFLGRPVKGYDAPECILTLEAANALKAVQEELNASGFGLKVYDGYRPKRAVADFAAWSKAISDQIAKNEFYPAEDKKDFFDKGYVALKSGHSRGSTVDLTIIPWPPRPGESYTPGQELKPCTAPYDVRFNDGALDMGTGFDCMDPKSAPLSNDVPLVARHNRLLLRTLMEKHGFAPYEAEWWHFTLKKEPFPDTYFDFPVAAPAK
- a CDS encoding response regulator, which codes for MRALIIDDDPFTRLYFEEVLAPHASTISAASGAEGLCAFAQAIEEEKPFDAVLVDICMPGMDGHQTLQKLRNLEREAGVRGEAEAAVVMVSALSDSRNVNRAFFQGGAMSFLTKPVTPDVLVDELRKFGLIS
- a CDS encoding SpoIIE family protein phosphatase, which produces MSVRAKLFLLLLALSVLPILFLRVNGHFAVKHLTQDLIARSQHTLVAKAKSQMLTMVEDHAELWRRQGLLLEQTLRLQASEVEKALAAQSTPDLSVRLAEAYRKSMSIPVRETVGQLTVFADGRLEASAEVKLPRRFDGREAAWYQLAMRENGAVWTAPVIDPVTRRIGVTLSVPVRDASGQAVGVTAVMAPLAIGGMSSVHTSSLSDRLRTYLVAYDHPDSAVKGLRVIGRTDPQDGGEAPEGGHGKGRRMGMMGLAEPVWLTPDDPQELRNILDDLGKGMSEVRQAELGTKDFIWAYAPVGVKGMALVLSAPKTDVAADAVRASEYIKERVQTQMGQTLVMFLAALAVVGVAALFVSRSFTRPLSDLADMADRLGEGDFSVRVTPSGGREFMELGKVFNEMVPEIEESTRLKQAMVLAREVHQRLIPDEMPALAGLDLAAVSIPCQETGGDSFDVIPAAHDNPDRTALLVGDVTGHGLDAALLMATARAYLRMRVRQPGTPAQVITDVNRFLSLDTGDTGRFMTLFYLEANPRSNIMRWVRAGHDPAILYRAATDDFQELGGPGIPLGVLDDRTFQENSQPMPQCGDVLLIGSDGLWEARGPDGSMFGKERVRAVLREHAPSTAQNILDTLLAAWNDFRGDVPAEDDVTLMVIKTVKTGDA